The Primulina tabacum isolate GXHZ01 chromosome 10, ASM2559414v2, whole genome shotgun sequence region gaattttatgcatgttttaaatactctgattttcacgagaatgtttacgttgtttaaatatttacctttttgcaaactttgtttgtaattgtttatatttcaaatatttttggacaaacagattatttttatcgcaacttgaaagttaattatttatttaagaaaattttaattttttcgcaatttcaattagtttaaaagtacggtacgtgtaaggcccgagattttatcctgttaatctgaaatgatttggtgataattaatatgattatagacgggccattccgagaccagattgggcaaagcatatgaaaAGTACAAACTTTGGACAGAAGGTTTGGCGCTCGGGTGGTAGTTTTTGATCGCCCGAGCGCCGTTGAATAATGCAAGAAGCCCGAGCGccccgcgcccgggcggtaagttttaaccgcccgagcgccgagcgagcgcccgggcggaaattcatgaccgcccgagcgccaaccgaGATTCAAGAAAAATAGACACGTATCTTACACATGCAAGTGGAggtatagatatatataaatcCTTCCTTCCTCAGAATTCTAAAGGAGAAAAACGAGAAAGAAAGGACCGAAGCTCCCAGGAAGAAATCTTACGCCTTTTCATAGTGTAGATTTGTGATTTTGtacgatccgtccgttagactttcaatccgacttcagtactgagtttctatcgacgagaactttaactggacgtaagttttattacgttttgataagatttgaaattatgatacatccataatcagatatgattgatatatgttgttcttgacatagtagacatcgtataatcgaaactggatcgaagaacagactgtttatgcaattgttatgaattttcagagttgatttgattgtgattagaccgatttgatatcagaattatgttgttatcgattatgagaagttgggattgatatctgattgatactgtatcgctgggtatattgatattattcagatttggatcagatgagttgttgattcgtatatactgatattgtattgccggtattgcgagcttgtacagatttgagattatgatctgttattgttgagattatgggttgtactgatattgattatgagtcgtgttattatatttgtgatgttgagattgacggggttatcgagattgtattgttatgccatcgaaacatcagtagattaaCATTGagcagattcagtattgattgagattatatcgttatatcgttgacattgatcagattatgtcatgatttgagtattgatcagaacagatcttgaattgagttgtacattgacaccgtatatttgatattgtcattaccagattgaatatggacagagtggaattcgagacttcgactttgtcagaccgagaagagaaatgtataaattaatgttgattcgggattgcacaactcgagtttgatttgacttgagtttcccaaaatcatatactttatcttattgcattgataattgcaattgataagtttgatatgtCTAGGCTATGGATGTGTAGTCTAGTATGTGTTGTGATGAGTCAGTGACAGGACATGCCAGGGCGGAtaggcctagtctttggcaggatatgccaagacaccggacgtttggtcatattgatATTACATAGGAGTGGAGCAACTTCTATAGCGAGATTAAatatggacaggaccaaagtccgtaataagaacgtaccgctaccacgatcgggagagtaggtgggagattgttgcgttcttattcagatcgggatccctagattaggaatgagtcgagtcagagtctcagagtcacagagtgtgatttacagtttgatattgattcatgttttctgattttgatacatgttcatagtgtgatttacagtttgagattgattcatgtttctgactgtgatacatgttatgaatatctgattcatgcttttatatttgtttatatgaaaggcatgtatacatggtttatacagggaatataattctcaccggagttatccggctgttgtcttgtttgtatgtgtgcatgacaacaggtgggacagcaccagggtcaagaagaggacgagagaggactagtttagcgtggagattcggacctagaagtagatctgtttcattacctgacatgtagtgaatgaacaataGTTGTTATGATATaattttgtacaggacttggaCTTGGATCTGGatactgatcttgtaaatgaaataagatttatttcatatgtttccgcttttgtattttgaaaaaaaatttagaccctgtttatttaattgttttaattattcccaaagacgattaagaaaagaattagcgtccgggtccccacaacacgTTACATGTGTGTAGTGTTTAAGCTGAATGGGGTGCAAAAACCCTaggttttatattttataaattttattttgcatGATAATGGGATTATGTTTTGGGCTTTCAAGTATAGGAGTAATTGAGCTTactcaatttagttaaattgggcccaaATGACACTTATTTAATCGAagaataaaagtttataaaaattagttttaaaaaataatgcatttgatattttaaaagtctctCGTTTACCTAAAACAGGCTTCATGAATAAAATCATGCTCATCTCGTAAATTAGTTTGAATTCTatcttttttagaaaattttaatcatttttaaacatattaagaagccttgaaaatattattgaaaaatatttattcttatcttTGTTGTCCCCAGTTTCCTTTCTCAagtctattatcgaatattcgggaaAAGTCCCTCAATTTCTTGAAATCATGCCATATAATCATTCAATaatgcaatcatacatttaatcatataatatgcattaagtaagcatttaaaatcaattaaattaaacaattatgcaatttaatttctttgcatgcatgtggttgaTGTAGGTTGGCTTTTTGAACGTTACATATATAATGTAACTGCTTATACTGTTGATGAAAATTGAGCGTTGATACGAGACTTGCTTATATCGAGCAAAAAATTATAAAGAAATaactaaaattttataaataaattaaaaaaattacacgTAATGAAGAGactaaaatttaaattcaacaaatctcataatttcaattttaactaGAGTAGGccttttgtgagacggtatcacgaatctttatctatgaaacgggtcaaccttaccgatattcacaataaaaagtaatactcttagcataaaaagtaatatgttTACATAAATGATCTAAATAAAaaattcgtctcacaaatatgACCCATGAAATCGACTCGCATAAATTTTTGTCTTTTAAATAATGATACAAAGACATTATTATATttccattaaaaaaaaaaaagattagtATATTTGTTACTAATTTCTAACAAAGGAATCAGTCCTTTCGGTTTCACACTGCCAAACAATTAATACACACGTCACACAGCAGGCCgttgttatttttcatttatttttgtgTATTAATAATTCATTTTGCCCTTTTTAGCCCTAATTTCCCTTATCGCCATCAAACATTCATTTCAGTCTGGATCCCCCACCATGGCCGCCGACGACGACGACCCGCTTCCGCCGTCCCCACCCCTGCCCCAGTATTCGCCGAATCGTTCCCCTATGCTTCCGCCTTGGCCGGCAGAGGTGGAGCTAGGCAGCTTTAAAAGGCCAATCTTGATCCGCTCAGTCTGGTCGGACAATCTGGAGTATGAGTTCTCCCTCATCAGAGACCTTATCGATCGGTACTCCTTTGTTTCGATGGATACCGAGTTCCCTGGCGTTGTTTTCCGCCTCCACCACCACTACTCAGACCCGCTCGATCACTACCAGACGCTGAAATCTAATGTCGATGTGCTCAAGCTTATTCAGGTGGGGATCACGCTCTCTGACTCGCGTGGGAACCTTCCAAACCTCGGATATCCTGACCGCCGCTTCATCTGGGAGTTCAATTTCCGTGATTTCGACATCTCGCGTGATGATTATGCGCCTAACTCAATCGACCTTCTCCGCCACCAGGGTATCAACTTTGAGTCTACTCGCCAGTTTGGAGTTTCTGCCTCACGCTTTGCTGAGCTCATGATGTCTTCTGGGCTCGTGAGTAATGAAAATGTCACTTACATCACCTTTCACGGCGGATACGACTTTGGCTACCTGGTCAAGGCCATCACTGGGAAAGCCCTGCCGGGTACTCTTCTGGAGTTTCTGAATTTGCTAAAGGTCCTTTTTGGGAACCGCGTTTATGATGTGAAACACTTGATGAAATTCTGTCAAGGATTGCATGGAGGACTGGATAGGGTGGCACAGTCGCTCGGAGTGGTGCGTGC contains the following coding sequences:
- the LOC142505692 gene encoding putative CCR4-associated factor 1 homolog 9, yielding MAADDDDPLPPSPPLPQYSPNRSPMLPPWPAEVELGSFKRPILIRSVWSDNLEYEFSLIRDLIDRYSFVSMDTEFPGVVFRLHHHYSDPLDHYQTLKSNVDVLKLIQVGITLSDSRGNLPNLGYPDRRFIWEFNFRDFDISRDDYAPNSIDLLRHQGINFESTRQFGVSASRFAELMMSSGLVSNENVTYITFHGGYDFGYLVKAITGKALPGTLLEFLNLLKVLFGNRVYDVKHLMKFCQGLHGGLDRVAQSLGVVRAVGKCHQAGSDSLLTWHAFEKLRAVFFGNPEKEGVPGKYAGILYGLEILDP